A portion of the Gasterosteus aculeatus chromosome 12, fGasAcu3.hap1.1, whole genome shotgun sequence genome contains these proteins:
- the cpne7 gene encoding copine-7, producing MNDVLEAISPATSLSGPATCVSKVELRVSCKALLDRDTLNKSDPCVILMVQTNGQWTELDRTEVIKSNLHPVFAKVFSWDYYFEEVQKLRFEVYDIHGTHSIGTRDDDFLGGVECTLGQIVAQKRMVKPLLLKYGKYAGKSTITVHAEEISGNNGYVELSFCAKKLDDKDLFSKSDPFLEIYRINDDETEQLVHRTEVIKNNLNPVWEPFKVSLISLCSCDEERKLKCLVWDYDSRGKHDFIGEFYATFREMQKISSGNKVTWDCINPKYKQKKRNYKNSGVVILSDLKLHRVYSFLDYIMGGCQIHFTVAIDFTASNGDPRNSCSLHYINPYQPNEYLKALIAVGEICQDYDSDKRFSALGFGARIPPNYEVSHDFAINFNPEDDECEEIQGVVEAYQNCLPKIQLYGPTNVSPIINRIAKLAAGDGNIKDASRYHILLILTDGVVTDMADTREAIVRASYQPLSIIIVGVGNADFTDMQILDGDDGVLRSPKGEPVLRDIVQFVPFRDFKTASPAALAKCVLAEVPKQVVEYYSHKAISPMCPLRDLLTPVLSPLATTPTE from the exons ATGAATGATGTTCTGGAGGCCATCTCCCCGGCGACCAGCCTCAGCGGTCCGGCCACCTGTGTCTCCAAAGTAGAGCTGCGTGTGTCTTGCAAAGCCCTGCTGGACCGAGACACGCTGAACAAGTCAGACCCGTGTGTCATTCTCATGGTGCAGACCAACGGGCAGTGGACAGAG CTGGACAGGACAGAAGTGATCAAGAGCAACTTGCACCCGGTCTTCGCCAAGGTTTTCTCATGGGACTACTACTTCGAAGAGGTTCAGAAGCTGCGATTTGAAGTCTATGACATCCATGGCACTCACAGCATCGGGACCCGCGATGACGACTTTCTGGGTGGGGTGGAGTGCACTCTGGGCCAG ATTGTGGCCCAGAAGAGGATGGTGAAGCCTTTGTTGCTTAAGTATGGGAAATACGCCGGCAAATCCACCATCACC GTGCATGCTGAGGAAATTTCTGGCAACAACGGTTATGTGGAGCTCTCCTTCTGTGCCAAGAAGCTCGATGACAAG GATCTCTTCAGCAAGTCAGACCCATTCTTGGAAATATACCGAATCAATGACGATGAAACCGAACAGCTAGTGCACAGAACAGAA GTGATTAAAAACAACCTGAATCCAGTGTGGGAGCCCTTTAAAGTGTCTCTCATATCTCTGTGCAGCTGTGACGAGGAGCGCAAGCTCAAG TGCCTCGTGTGGGATTATGACTCCAGGGGGAAACACGACTTCATCGGCGAGTTCTACGCCACATTCAGGGAAATGCAGAAAATTTCCAGTGGAAATAAG GTTACGTGGGATTGCATCAATCCCAAGtacaaacaaaagaagaggaaCTATAAAAACTCAGGAGTTGTCATCCTCAGTGACCTCAAG ctCCACAGAGTGTACTCCTTCTTAGATTACATCATGGGAGGATGCCAGATTCACTTCACG GTTGCAATTGACTTCACAGCCTCCAATGGAGACCCAAGGAACAGCTGCTCTTTGCACTACATCAACCCTTACCAACCCAACGAGTACCTGAAGGCTTTGATAGCAGTGGGGGAGATCTGTCAAGACTATGATAG TGACAAAAGGTTTTCAGCTCTGGGGTTCGGAGCCAGAATCCCTCCAAATTATGAG GTGTCCCATGACTTTGCCATTAATTTCAACCCAGAGGATGATGAATGTGAAG AGATCCAAGGAGTGGTCGAGGCATACCAGAACTGTCTCCCCAAGATCCAATTGTACGGCCCAACCAATGTTTCTCCCATCATTAACAGGATAGCAAAGCTCGCAGCCGGCGACGGCAACATTAAAGATGCTTCT CGGTACCACATCCTGCTCATCCTCACGGATGGTGTAGTGACAGACATGGCAGACACGCGTGAGGCTATTGTGCGAGCCTCCTACCAGCCTCTCTCCATAATCATTGTTGGTGTGGGCAATGCAGACTTCACAGACATGCAGATTTTGGATGGAGATGATGGCGTTCTGCGCTCACCAAAGGGCGAACCAGTCCTGAGGGATATTGTGCAGTTTGTGCCCTTCAGAGACTTCAAAACG GCTTCACCTGCAGCTCTGGCCAAATGTGTTCTGGCGGAGGTGCCCAAGCAAGTAGTGGAGTACTACAGCCATAAGGCCATCTCCCCTATGTGTCCTCTGAGGGATTTACTGACCCCCGTCCTCAGCCCTCTCGCCACCACCCCTACTGAATAA
- the rpl13 gene encoding large ribosomal subunit protein eL13, producing MAPSRNGMLLNPHFHKDWQKRVRTWFNQPARKIRRRKARQVRARLVAPRPAAGPLRPQVRCPTIRYHTKVRAGRGFTLEELKAAGIHKKTARTIGIAVDSRRRNRSTESLRANVQRLKEYRSKLILFPRKASAPKKGDGTEEELKMATQLTGPVMPIKTVYKKEKARVISEDEKNFKAFASLRMARAHARLFGIRAKRAKDAADQDVEKKK from the exons ATGGCCCCCAGCCGGAATGGAATGCTCCTGAACCCCCACTTCCACAAAGATTGGCAGAAAAGAGTGCGCACCTGGTTCAACCAGCCAGCCAGGAAGATCCGCAG GCGAAAGGCTCGTCAGGTCAGGGCCCGTCTCGTTGCTCCACGTCCAGCCGCTGGTCCGTTGAGGCCTCAAGTCAGGTGTCCCACAATCCGGTACCACACTAAGGTCCGTGCCGGACGTGGCTTCACCCTGGAGGAACTTAAG GCAGCAGGCATCCACAAAAAGACCGCTCGCACCATCGGCATTGCTGTCGACTCGCGCCGCCGCAACCGCTCCACAGAATCTCTACGTGCCAACGTACAGCGTCTGAAGGAGTACCGCTCCAAGCTCATCCTGTTCCCCAGGAAGGCTTCTGCTCCCAAGAAGGGAGACGGCACT GAGGAGGAACTCAAGATGGCCACTCAGCTTACTGGTCCAGTCATGCCCATCAAAACA GTGTACAAGAAGGAGAAGGCTCGGGTTATCTCTGAGGACGAGAAGAACTTCAAGGCTTTCGCCAGCCTGCGTATGGCCCGCGCTCATGCTCGTCTCTTCGGCATCCGCGCCAAGAGAGCCAAAGACGCTGCCGATCAGgacgtggaaaaaaagaagtaa